In Flavobacteriaceae bacterium, the following proteins share a genomic window:
- a CDS encoding 3'-5' exonuclease, whose protein sequence is MISKLNLENILFLDIETVPEERYFSDLDESKQALWEHKSQYQRKDDYTAEEFYERAGIWAEFGKIICISVGYFTFQGDNRMFRVTSFYGDEVILLKDFKNLLISHFNQAKHLLCAHNGKEFDFPYIARRMIINDIELPYKLNLFGKKPWEVPHLDTLELWKFGDYKTYTSLKLMTNVLGIPSPKDDIDGSEVYRVFYEDNDINRIIIYCEKDTIAVAQIFLRLRRNSILTEDEIKHI, encoded by the coding sequence TATTGAAACTGTCCCAGAAGAGCGGTATTTTTCAGATTTGGATGAAAGTAAGCAGGCTTTATGGGAACATAAATCTCAATATCAACGCAAAGATGATTATACAGCCGAGGAGTTTTATGAACGTGCAGGTATTTGGGCAGAATTTGGTAAAATAATTTGTATTTCTGTAGGGTATTTTACATTTCAAGGAGATAACAGAATGTTTCGAGTTACATCATTTTATGGAGATGAAGTTATACTTCTAAAAGATTTTAAAAATCTTTTAATTTCTCATTTTAATCAAGCAAAGCACTTATTGTGCGCTCATAACGGAAAAGAGTTTGATTTCCCCTATATCGCACGTCGAATGATTATAAACGATATTGAATTACCATATAAGTTGAATTTATTTGGTAAAAAACCTTGGGAAGTTCCTCATTTAGATACTTTAGAATTGTGGAAATTTGGAGATTATAAAACGTATACTTCTTTAAAATTAATGACAAATGTCTTAGGAATACCATCACCTAAAGATGATATTGACGGAAGTGAAGTATATCGTGTATTTTATGAAGATAATGATATTAATCGTATTATTATTTATTGTGAAAAAGATACTATCGCTGTTGCTCAAATATTTTTAAGGCTACGTCGAAATTCCATTTTAACCGAAGACGAAATTAAACATATATAA
- a CDS encoding T9SS C-terminal target domain-containing protein produces the protein MKKTTLITVGLFFFVQIILSQSTHKRIIVPSDSQSTINLLLEQGIDLKCGAIFKNNSIQLELSGFELEKLNESGINYTVEIEDLIKYYDERITQNIELARSQLTIEKSLTPSISQISDINLDGTIASAASITSTTTDNFLQYAECDEVDWAVPANFNLNPNPAPNSFGGCLTVSQVEAELDQMRALYPNLISVKMDASPTGELTRGNTLGSATFPGQTVYYVRISDNPDTDEANEPEVLYTSMIHAREVSSLMSNLFYMWYLLENYNSDPAIKNLVDNNEMYFVPVVNPDGLRWNEIITPNGGGLQRKNLRVNSGDSGSTSSNNTNRGVDLNRNFDYLFGSAGDSNGSSGTPSSDSYRGPSAFSEPESRILRDFVLSRNFETALMHHSSANSIPHPYGGIPSRVSGREDEMHKWHEDMTRFNRYVSGATIFTPANGIADDWMLGGTTDGNGSVGSGRNILASTPEHGLGSEGGFWPNPVNIVPIAKRAMRINLMNAYYAGQYAKLNDLTKTNISNLTSNLEFGIERIGQTNSDFTLTVTPVSLNITSITSPSVQTGMTILEQRNITAQLQLNAGIQPNEKIEYNVKLSNGNGVVFYDANFEKIYQPNIIFSDNPDTDGLSNWTVSGGNWVTSTTNPFSGTTAIKSGSTVPYANNANSTLTSAGTFDFSSSSEVIIQFYSRWDLERNFDFVEIEGSTNGTTWQPLCGVYNKPEAPASNNDHADKASTNESFQQNNSSGRVYDGDQMNKWVMEEIVVDATHNSFLLNATNAQIRFRFRTDSNNRPENYSTDYSGFFIDDFTITGVSVPCVTSVPTNVVASGITQTEATINWNSIPSATYDLRYRVVGTSTWTDILDLATANSNLTGLTASTDYEVQVRSKCGSGNNSAYSSSTAFTTLDEAPITYCDSASGNASEEFISRVQLNTIDNSSTGQVYTDFTNISTVLTKEEQYTITITPTWTGTVYNEAYSVWIDYNRNGDFTDPGEQVLTSAPSQSTSISGNFVVPVGAVENSTRMRVSMKYNAAPTPCETFQFGEVEDYTIVIQGSGPDIEAPSAPTNLVANNTAQTTTDLSWSASTDNVGVTGYDVLQDGTVIATVTGLTYQVTGLIESTDYQFSIVAKDAADNVSVASNVVNVTTLDPPDTESPSAPTNLVANNTTQTTTDLSWTASTDNVGVTDYDILQDGTNIATVTGLTHQVTGLTASTSYNFSIVAKDAAGNVSIASNIVNIVTPDTESPTAPTNLIANNITQTSTDLNWTASTDNVGVTEYDVSQDGIIIANVTGTTYQVTGLIESTSYSFSITAKDAAGNVSPASNVENITTLDPPDTESPSAPESLVSSNTTFNSTDLSWGASTDNVGVTGYDVLQDGVVIATVANTTYQVTGLSGDTSYAFIVRAEDAAGNESANSNTVNVTTLTPPDTQSPSAPTNLTASGTTLTTTDLSWGASTDNVGVTGYDVLRDGIVIATVTGTNYQAVGLTESTSYAFVVRAEDAAGNQSGNSNTVNVTTLTPPDTQAPSAPTNLTASNTTQTSTDLSWTQSTDNVGVTSYDVSQDGIVVATVTGTNYQVTGLTASTSYAFTVRAEDAAGNQSGNSNTVNVTTLDIPTNTGCSNGINSFPYSEGFESGLGTWTQSTADDNNWTVNSGGTPSQGTGPSSAIEGSSYVFVEASVNGTGFPNIRSILNSPCFDLSNLTEATFTFQNHMFGSNDFGSIDLEISDDDGATWTSIWSRTGNQGNQWNTANVDLTSYVGGSVQLRFNRVTGGIWQADFALDNISLTEGAPEPPTGCSGGITSFPYEESFENNLGAWTQSTADDINWTVDANGTPSNGTGPSSAIDGNSYVYVEASGQGTGFPNMRAILNSPCFDLSNETSATFDFNYHMFGSNDFGSIVLEASNDSGLTWTSLWSLTGNQGNQWNTANIDLTLYVGGSVQLRFNRVTGGTWQADFALDNVELNTSSVAQQVENPILSNQNSLSSINDIVLYPNPVQGNTLNVSSNFDDLSYEVYNIIGQVVSKGKVINKVINVSELTSAVYHIRFTTGEETITKRFIKR, from the coding sequence ATGAAAAAAACTACCCTCATTACTGTTGGGCTATTCTTTTTTGTACAAATTATTTTATCTCAAAGTACGCATAAAAGAATAATTGTACCCAGTGACTCACAAAGCACAATTAACTTGTTATTAGAACAAGGTATCGATTTAAAATGTGGAGCTATTTTTAAGAACAACTCTATCCAACTAGAACTCTCAGGGTTTGAATTGGAGAAATTAAACGAAAGCGGAATTAATTACACAGTAGAAATCGAAGATTTAATAAAATACTATGACGAAAGAATTACTCAAAATATTGAATTAGCTAGGTCACAGTTGACCATAGAAAAGTCGTTAACTCCATCTATTTCACAAATTTCAGATATTAATTTAGATGGAACTATTGCTTCAGCTGCTTCAATTACTAGTACAACAACAGACAACTTTTTACAATATGCCGAGTGTGATGAAGTTGATTGGGCAGTTCCTGCTAATTTTAATTTAAACCCAAATCCAGCTCCTAATTCTTTTGGAGGCTGTCTCACAGTAAGTCAAGTAGAAGCTGAACTAGATCAAATGAGGGCATTATACCCTAATCTTATTTCTGTTAAAATGGATGCTTCACCAACTGGAGAGCTAACTAGAGGAAACACTTTAGGTAGTGCCACATTTCCTGGACAAACAGTATATTATGTGCGTATTTCCGATAACCCTGATACAGATGAAGCAAATGAGCCAGAGGTATTATATACATCTATGATTCATGCTAGAGAAGTAAGTAGTTTAATGAGTAACCTTTTTTATATGTGGTACTTGTTAGAAAACTATAATTCTGACCCAGCAATTAAAAATTTAGTAGATAATAATGAAATGTATTTTGTTCCAGTAGTAAATCCAGATGGATTGAGATGGAATGAAATTATTACTCCAAATGGAGGAGGTCTACAAAGAAAAAATTTAAGAGTAAATTCTGGAGATTCTGGAAGTACAAGTTCAAATAATACGAATAGAGGAGTAGATTTAAATAGAAATTTTGATTATTTATTTGGATCTGCGGGAGACTCTAATGGATCTTCAGGAACACCAAGTAGTGATTCTTATAGAGGACCATCTGCTTTTTCAGAACCTGAATCAAGAATCTTAAGAGATTTTGTATTATCGCGAAATTTTGAAACCGCATTAATGCATCACTCTTCTGCAAATTCAATTCCACACCCTTATGGAGGAATACCATCTAGAGTATCTGGTAGAGAAGATGAAATGCATAAATGGCATGAAGATATGACTCGATTTAATCGCTATGTATCTGGAGCTACTATTTTTACACCAGCTAATGGTATTGCAGACGATTGGATGTTAGGAGGTACTACTGATGGAAATGGATCTGTAGGGTCAGGACGTAATATTTTAGCATCTACGCCAGAGCATGGCCTAGGAAGTGAAGGAGGTTTTTGGCCTAACCCAGTTAATATTGTCCCTATTGCAAAACGTGCCATGCGAATTAATCTGATGAATGCATATTATGCGGGTCAGTATGCAAAACTTAACGACTTAACGAAAACAAATATCTCTAATTTAACATCTAACCTTGAATTTGGTATTGAGCGTATAGGGCAAACCAATAGCGATTTTACATTAACTGTAACACCAGTGTCTCTTAATATAACTTCTATTACGTCACCTAGTGTACAAACAGGGATGACTATTTTAGAACAACGTAATATTACTGCACAATTACAATTAAATGCTGGGATTCAGCCAAATGAAAAAATAGAGTATAATGTAAAACTATCTAATGGTAATGGTGTTGTATTTTATGATGCTAATTTTGAAAAAATATACCAACCTAACATAATATTTTCCGATAACCCAGATACAGACGGATTAAGTAATTGGACTGTTTCTGGGGGGAATTGGGTGACTTCTACAACGAATCCATTTTCAGGAACTACAGCAATAAAATCTGGATCAACTGTACCATATGCTAATAACGCAAATAGTACATTGACTTCGGCAGGTACTTTCGATTTTTCGAGTTCTAGTGAAGTAATTATTCAATTTTATTCAAGATGGGATTTAGAACGTAATTTTGATTTTGTTGAAATTGAAGGTTCAACTAATGGAACTACATGGCAACCATTGTGTGGTGTTTATAATAAGCCAGAAGCTCCAGCATCTAATAATGATCATGCTGATAAGGCTAGTACTAATGAATCCTTTCAGCAAAACAATAGTTCTGGGCGTGTTTATGATGGTGACCAAATGAATAAATGGGTTATGGAAGAAATAGTTGTAGATGCAACACATAATAGTTTTTTATTAAATGCTACCAATGCTCAAATTCGTTTTAGATTTAGAACAGATAGTAACAATAGACCAGAAAATTACTCGACAGATTACAGCGGATTTTTTATAGATGATTTTACAATTACAGGAGTTTCAGTTCCATGTGTAACATCTGTGCCAACAAATGTTGTAGCATCTGGGATTACTCAAACTGAAGCGACGATTAATTGGAATAGTATTCCTTCAGCAACTTATGATTTAAGATATAGAGTTGTCGGCACTTCTACTTGGACAGATATTTTAGATTTAGCAACAGCTAATTCTAATCTTACTGGACTTACAGCTTCTACAGATTATGAAGTACAAGTAAGAAGTAAATGTGGTTCAGGTAATAATTCTGCATATAGTAGCTCAACAGCATTTACAACATTAGATGAAGCACCAATTACGTATTGTGATTCAGCTAGTGGAAACGCAAGTGAAGAATTTATAAGTAGAGTACAATTAAATACGATTGATAATAGTTCTACTGGACAAGTATATACAGATTTTACAAATATCTCTACAGTACTAACTAAAGAAGAACAATATACAATTACAATAACACCAACATGGACAGGGACAGTTTATAACGAAGCGTATTCTGTATGGATAGATTATAATAGAAATGGAGATTTTACAGATCCTGGAGAGCAAGTGTTAACTTCAGCACCATCACAATCTACTTCAATTAGCGGTAATTTTGTTGTACCAGTTGGAGCAGTAGAAAACTCAACAAGAATGCGTGTATCGATGAAGTACAACGCAGCACCAACGCCATGCGAAACATTTCAATTTGGAGAGGTAGAAGACTACACTATTGTAATACAAGGGTCAGGCCCAGATATTGAAGCGCCTAGTGCGCCAACAAATTTAGTTGCAAATAATACTGCACAAACCACCACAGATTTAAGTTGGTCAGCCTCAACAGATAATGTAGGAGTTACAGGCTATGATGTACTGCAAGATGGAACTGTTATTGCTACAGTAACAGGTCTAACATATCAAGTAACAGGTTTAATAGAAAGCACAGATTATCAATTTAGTATTGTTGCTAAAGATGCAGCAGATAATGTATCTGTAGCCAGTAACGTTGTTAATGTAACAACTTTAGACCCACCAGATACAGAATCACCTAGTGCACCAACAAATTTGGTGGCGAATAATACAACACAAACGACTACAGATTTGAGTTGGACAGCCTCTACAGATAATGTAGGAGTTACGGACTATGATATACTACAAGATGGAACTAATATAGCAACAGTAACAGGTTTAACACATCAAGTAACAGGGTTGACAGCAAGTACATCTTATAACTTTAGTATTGTTGCAAAAGACGCCGCAGGAAATGTATCTATAGCCAGTAACATTGTAAATATAGTCACGCCAGATACAGAATCCCCAACTGCACCAACAAATTTGATAGCTAATAATATCACACAAACGAGTACGGATTTAAATTGGACTGCTTCTACAGATAATGTAGGAGTTACTGAATATGATGTATCTCAGGATGGAATTATTATAGCAAATGTTACAGGAACAACATATCAAGTAACAGGATTAATAGAAAGTACATCTTATAGTTTTAGTATTACAGCCAAAGATGCGGCAGGTAATGTATCACCTGCAAGCAATGTAGAAAACATAACTACATTAGACCCACCAGACACAGAATCACCTAGTGCACCTGAGAGTTTGGTGTCTAGTAATACGACATTTAATAGTACAGATTTAAGTTGGGGAGCTTCTACAGATAATGTGGGGGTAACAGGCTATGATGTATTACAAGATGGAGTAGTAATAGCAACGGTAGCAAATACGACGTATCAAGTAACAGGATTATCAGGAGACACATCATATGCATTTATAGTGAGAGCAGAAGATGCAGCAGGAAATGAGTCAGCGAATAGTAATACAGTAAATGTAACCACGCTAACACCACCAGACACACAATCACCGAGTGCCCCGACGAATTTAACAGCGTCAGGAACAACACTTACAACCACAGATTTAAGTTGGGGAGCTTCTACAGATAATGTAGGCGTAACAGGATATGATGTATTGCGAGATGGGATAGTAATAGCAACAGTCACAGGCACAAATTATCAAGCGGTAGGCTTAACAGAAAGTACGAGTTATGCCTTTGTAGTAAGAGCAGAAGATGCAGCAGGGAATCAATCTGGTAATAGTAATACAGTAAATGTAACGACATTAACACCACCAGACACGCAAGCACCTAGTGCACCGACAAATTTAACAGCGAGTAATACAACACAGACGAGTACAGATTTAAGTTGGACACAATCTACAGATAATGTAGGAGTAACGAGTTATGATGTATCACAAGACGGAATAGTAGTAGCAACAGTAACAGGTACAAATTATCAAGTGACAGGATTAACAGCGAGTACAAGCTATGCTTTTACAGTAAGAGCAGAAGACGCAGCAGGGAATCAGTCGGGGAATAGTAATACAGTCAATGTTACTACATTAGATATTCCAACAAATACAGGATGTTCGAATGGGATCAATAGTTTCCCATATAGCGAAGGCTTTGAGAGTGGATTAGGAACTTGGACCCAATCTACAGCAGATGATAACAATTGGACGGTAAACTCAGGAGGCACTCCATCACAAGGGACAGGTCCATCGTCTGCTATAGAGGGGAGTTCATATGTATTTGTAGAAGCATCAGTAAATGGGACAGGCTTTCCAAATATTCGATCTATATTGAATTCACCGTGTTTTGATCTTTCAAATTTAACAGAAGCAACCTTTACGTTTCAGAATCATATGTTTGGATCAAATGATTTTGGAAGTATAGATTTAGAGATTAGTGATGATGATGGAGCGACATGGACGAGTATATGGAGTCGTACAGGAAATCAGGGTAATCAATGGAATACAGCTAATGTAGATTTAACGTCATATGTTGGAGGAAGTGTACAGTTACGATTTAATAGAGTAACGGGAGGCATTTGGCAAGCAGATTTTGCATTAGACAATATTAGTTTAACTGAAGGAGCTCCCGAACCTCCAACAGGATGTTCAGGAGGTATTACATCATTTCCATATGAAGAAAGTTTTGAAAATAACTTAGGAGCTTGGACACAATCTACAGCAGATGATATTAATTGGACAGTAGATGCCAATGGCACTCCATCTAACGGGACAGGACCGTCCTCGGCTATAGATGGTAATTCTTATGTTTATGTAGAAGCTTCAGGTCAAGGGACAGGCTTTCCAAATATGAGAGCTATATTAAATTCGCCTTGTTTTGATCTAAGTAATGAAACCTCAGCTACATTTGATTTTAATTATCATATGTTTGGATCAAATGATTTTGGTAGTATAGTATTAGAAGCTAGTAATGATAGTGGATTAACTTGGACTTCACTTTGGAGTTTAACTGGCAATCAAGGAAATCAATGGAATACTGCTAATATAGATTTAACATTATATGTTGGCGGGAGTGTTCAGCTACGATTTAATAGAGTAACGGGAGGAACTTGGCAAGCAGATTTTGCATTAGATAATGTTGAGTTAAATACTTCATCTGTGGCACAGCAAGTTGAAAACCCTATTTTATCAAATCAAAATAGTTTATCATCTATTAACGACATTGTATTATATCCAAATCCAGTACAGGGTAATACATTAAATGTATCATCAAATTTTGATGATTTGAGTTATGAGGTTTATAATATTATAGGTCAAGTAGTCTCAAAAGGAAAGGTAATTAATAAGGTAATAAATGTTAGTGAATTAACTTCAGCAGTATATCATATAAGATTTACTACAGGAGAAGAAACAATAACTAAACGTTTTATTAAGCGATAA